The following proteins are co-located in the uncultured Draconibacterium sp. genome:
- a CDS encoding bile acid:sodium symporter family protein yields MKEKINKIALWVGLLALVILIASLFMDADGWKSPLAVFTAISITIGLGSVNSLKNYRYTAWIIVAIVCGMLYPSAFLKWGDFDLRDKWVILIIVQLVMFGMGTQMSFRDFTNIKTMGKGVLVGILCQFSIMPLVGFSLTRVFHFEPEIAAGIILIGSCSSGLASNVMVYLARANLTLSVTLTAVATLLAPVMTPLLMKLLAGTYVEVKFLDMCFQIIKIVIVPIGAAMLVDLFKSDSKVWKARVNAIFIVFVVWFVALIFGFWSVLDQHFSAGMLTAIELISFLGGAVVVGKLYYHATVYSKKIQQFMPKLSMFGIVYFTLVTTAASRENILAVGLLMLLVSILHNSLGYTFGYWFSRALGLDKDSCRTVALEVGLQNGGMASGLAGVMGKLATLGLAPAVFSPWMNISGSVLGNYWRKKSAKLEAQS; encoded by the coding sequence ATGAAGGAAAAGATTAATAAAATAGCGTTGTGGGTTGGATTACTGGCTTTGGTGATTCTGATTGCGTCACTTTTTATGGATGCGGATGGTTGGAAATCGCCACTGGCAGTTTTTACGGCCATTTCAATTACCATTGGATTGGGCTCAGTAAATTCCTTAAAAAACTACCGGTATACGGCCTGGATTATTGTCGCAATTGTATGTGGCATGCTTTATCCGTCGGCCTTTTTAAAATGGGGAGACTTCGATTTGCGCGACAAATGGGTCATCCTGATTATTGTTCAGCTGGTTATGTTTGGCATGGGAACTCAAATGAGTTTCCGCGATTTTACAAACATAAAAACCATGGGGAAAGGTGTACTTGTGGGCATTCTTTGCCAGTTTTCGATCATGCCGCTGGTGGGATTCTCGTTAACCCGTGTTTTTCATTTCGAACCTGAAATTGCAGCCGGGATTATTCTGATCGGTTCGTGTTCAAGCGGACTGGCATCGAATGTAATGGTATATCTGGCGCGTGCAAACCTCACTTTATCGGTTACTTTAACGGCAGTGGCAACCTTGCTGGCTCCGGTAATGACACCGCTTTTAATGAAATTACTGGCGGGAACTTATGTTGAAGTGAAATTCCTGGATATGTGTTTTCAGATCATAAAAATTGTAATTGTTCCAATTGGTGCGGCCATGTTGGTCGACTTGTTTAAAAGCGATTCAAAAGTATGGAAAGCAAGAGTCAATGCGATTTTTATTGTTTTTGTGGTATGGTTTGTTGCGCTGATATTTGGATTCTGGTCTGTTTTAGATCAGCATTTTTCTGCAGGAATGTTGACTGCCATCGAACTCATCAGCTTTTTAGGTGGTGCTGTTGTGGTTGGCAAATTGTATTATCATGCAACGGTGTATTCGAAAAAAATACAGCAGTTTATGCCCAAACTTTCGATGTTTGGAATCGTATATTTTACACTGGTAACGACAGCTGCCAGCCGCGAAAATATTCTGGCCGTGGGCTTACTCATGTTACTGGTTTCCATCTTGCATAATTCACTGGGATACACTTTTGGTTATTGGTTCAGTCGGGCACTGGGACTCGACAAAGATTCGTGCCGGACAGTGGCACTGGAAGTGGGTTTGCAAAACGGAGGAATGGCATCGGGACTTGCCGGAGTTATGGGAAAACTGGCAACTCTTGGACTGGCACCGGCTGTATTTAGTCCGTGGATGAATATTTCGGGCTCGGTACTTGGAAATTACTGGCGGAAGAAGAGCGCGAAGTTAGAAGCACAAAGTTAG
- a CDS encoding aspartate/glutamate racemase family protein has protein sequence MTKTLGLIHTSATLVPVFQELTNKYLSDKNLKVFNIVDDSLIKNTIERGAMTPDTARRVVDYVGSAEAAGADFILVTCSSIGAAVESSASLTGVPVLRVDQPMADKAVQMGTKIGVVATLSTTLEPTSDLVRRRAIVAGKEIQLTSKLCEGAFDALMGGKPEIHDESVASALKELAQQVDVIVLAQASMARVVDQLSEEDKKVPILTSPELAMQHLAAIL, from the coding sequence ATGACTAAAACATTAGGACTAATTCACACTTCAGCAACTCTGGTTCCTGTTTTTCAGGAATTAACCAATAAATATCTTTCCGATAAAAACCTGAAAGTATTCAATATTGTTGACGACAGTCTGATAAAAAATACCATCGAACGTGGAGCAATGACACCCGACACTGCCCGAAGGGTTGTGGATTATGTGGGCTCGGCCGAAGCTGCCGGTGCCGATTTTATTCTGGTAACCTGTTCGTCGATTGGAGCAGCGGTGGAAAGTTCTGCGTCACTCACCGGCGTTCCGGTTTTACGTGTCGATCAGCCAATGGCCGACAAAGCGGTACAAATGGGAACTAAAATTGGTGTGGTAGCCACTTTGTCGACAACCCTGGAACCTACCAGCGATTTGGTTCGTCGAAGGGCAATTGTGGCCGGAAAAGAAATTCAACTGACTTCGAAACTTTGCGAGGGAGCTTTTGATGCCTTGATGGGCGGAAAACCTGAAATTCACGACGAATCGGTAGCTTCAGCCCTAAAAGAACTGGCGCAACAAGTTGATGTTATTGTATTGGCACAGGCATCAATGGCGCGTGTTGTCGATCAACTTTCTGAAGAAGATAAAAAGGTACCTATTTTAACAAGTCCTGAACTGGCAATGCAACACCTTGCAGCTATTTTATAA